Within the Clostridia bacterium genome, the region AAAAAGGGAATAATTATTAATACCAAAGAATCAGCCCCCAATTCATAAGTCAAAATAAAAAATTGGGCTACACCTCCCGGAGCAGCAGCTAAAAGACAAGTAAGTTCATCCCAGGCAGTCATTTTACGCAAAACCCAAGCCAAAACCAAACTA harbors:
- a CDS encoding AbrB family transcriptional regulator; protein product: SLVLAWVLRKMTAWDELTCLLAAAPGGVAQFFILTYELGADSLVLIIIPFLLTWLGILIPKISKS